A window of Heterodontus francisci isolate sHetFra1 chromosome 18, sHetFra1.hap1, whole genome shotgun sequence genomic DNA:
gcactgagtaccttcaccacacagactgcagcgcttCAGGgaggattagggatgggcaataaatgctggccttgccagtgacgcccacatccttgaTAACTTTAtttatctagagatacagcactgaaacaggcccttcggcccaccaagtctgtgccgactaacaaccacccattcatactaatcccacattccctatcacatccccactattctcctaccatctacctacactaggggcaatttacaatggccaatttacctatcaacctgcaggtctttggctgtgggaggaaaccggagcacctggctgaaacccacgcagtcacagggagaacttgcaaactccgcacaggcagtaaccagaatcgaacccgggttgctggagctgtgaggctgcagtgctaaccactgtgtggcCCATGAATCATAAAAAACTGTACTTAGATGAAGGTGGTGGTTGAAATGGGCCTTCCAACTTTGAAAAGGCTTGTTTCCTAATTGCAGCTAATCATAAAGCAGCCTCAGAAGAGGGTCAACTTTTCTAAAGGTTCTGCAGCCTGACATGTCGGCACTTGAATCCAGAATTTGCAAAATTTCTTCTTTCCCCCTCATAGACCACCCAGCTATGCCATAACCTGGGAATTATGACAGTGAGTTGTGTAAATGTCCAACACACAGCAAGTCCCACTCCACTATTGTTAACAATAGCAGAACATTGTGGATTTTGTGTCCTACTAATGAAAAAAATTAGATTTTGTAAATTATATTAAAACTAATATTGTTACATTGAGTGTTCAATTCAGAGTGTTCACAAAGCAGACACCAGATCTTCACCCCCAGGATTACCAAACTAATAGTTTAACTATCTAATCAGAACAGTGGCTCTAAATTACTTAGCAACTCTCATTTCTCTGTTCTGAACATTAAGTTTTATAATCTACGGATTATAAAGCAATATCTCACTGGCTATTTAAAATACTGGTTCTTCATTTTCTCAACATTTTAAAGTTGACTTTGAGAGGCTGATGGATCTTTAAAGATTATGAAAAGGCATTTTCATATTTCGTTCTGCAGACTTCCTGCCACACTTTCAGATCTCCccattactgctgcaataaagtttaCCTTTCACCTTGGGTGATCTTGGCACCGCTCCCCCTTGCCTTTCAGCTTGCCTTCTCATGTCTAGGACAACTATTTAATGGATTAATCTCAAGGAATAAGCCCAGAGTCAGCTCTGTTCCTCTTTTGCTGAGCACAGCTTCAGTGTGCAATTTGCTTCAAGGTAATGTACTTAATTTCTTCCCATTTCACATGCTTCACCTTAACCTTAATCTTTTTTGCTTGTTGTTACTGTTTCACAATTTGAGTGGATCATAGCAGTACAGAAAAAGTAGTGAAGCTTTCAGTGAAGGAGTGGTGAAAGCTCTAAAGTTAATTTACCACCAGGATATTTTATAGGGGATTATATGTTCCAGGACACCAAATCCTGCTGCAGCTCTCCCTTGCCATGTTGCAAATACTCCCTGGGATGAAAAGTTGAGAAACTGAGAGAATAGGGAGGAGAGTCCCTCTCATTAAAAATTCACTTTAATCACTGAAGATGCTATCTGGTTATAGTTATGTGAAATATTAGGTATATTTCATAAATCAGCCCCCTACAAATCACTAGATAATCCATTATCCCTCACAAACAAGGACCAATGAATGAGTTTTCTCAAGTTTTACCCAACTGCTCATTCCCCTTAGATTATAAGTCTGAGAATCCACGATAAAGTAAATTGTAAGTAGGCTGTTGAAAGATCAAGCATGAAAGGTTGAACAGTCTTGTCCTTCCACATCTATTCCAAATTAACTATAGAATATTTTATAGATAAATTATTTCCTGACATGTTAGCTACACTATTTTGAATTCTATCTCTGTTTTAAAGTAGCTGTTTTTGTGGTTTGAAGGAACATGGGAACTACATGGCTGGTCTGCTACCTCAACTCCAATTTCATAGAATTACATACACAAACAGGCAATTTGACCCATCTAGTCCATCCTGGTGTTTATATGCCGCACAAGTTTTCCAATCAttgctctatatctcttgacacccTTTCTTAACAAAAATCTGTATTtctcaatcttgaaagctccaattgtcctggcatccacagccttttgggggagtttCAATTTTCTGCTAGCTTTTTTGAGAAAGGACCTCATCCTCTAATCAGTTCAGCAGAACGATTGCCACAGTAAATGAAAGTTCCCTCTTTCAGTTTGCAATCCAGCTCAAAATATAGATCCTTTCTCTAAGCCTCTGGAGAAAGACATCACATCTTCCCACCACAAATTCAAAAGCATAAATACTGCCACTGTAAAAGGAGTTCCTATACCACCTGACTCATTTTCGGGTACTAACATGGCATGTTTTAGTACCAATTATATACAAAATATTTTAAAGAACTTTTAAGAAATCATCCAAAAAAATGCCAAATCACAGATTTCAAAAAGAAGCCCAAATTATGTTGATGTAGACTGATGGCACTTGTATTAAAATGGACCCATTTTGGAAACAGTGCCATTGACATTGAGACCAAAGTAGAAGCACAGGCCGGGAAATATGCATACAATTTTTCTGAAGATCCAAGTATTTGAATTTCAGATTTTTTGTGGGAGGAACTAAGTAAACAACAAATGAACTTTTGGGAGTTGTACAGTaggattattttaaaacacaagcatTAAGAAAAACCAAAGGATATGCACATCTCTATTTGTTACAGAAATATACAAGGCATTAAAGCTACCAGCCAGTGCAAAGAACTAAATTTTACTGACCAATTTGTAATTCTGGAAACTGGGCTCTGCTTGTAGCATTCATTACTTTACAAATAATAACGAAAGTTGCTCAAATACATTTTTGGGACTGAGCAAGAGGAAAAACTTATATGTACAATTAACCAATACTGCATTTAGTTTAAAATTGCATTTTAAGTTTATTTTCCATTGGTCAGCAAGAACTCGATACAATAAAGTTTTAAGAAATATTTATGTAAATATTCAAAACTACAAAGACATAAAAATATTCAGATAGGAAATATTCTTTCTTCCCTCAAACAGCAAACTGCCTACACGCACTATTGTGAAAGCATCAGTGTTCCATTCTCCTCAATGTCAGCCATGTATTCACAAAGTTCTTAGGTCTTTCAATGTACCACAGAATTTAAAGGTTCAGCTCTGATGTTTCCTAAATCCAAAGCAGAATCTGTTTCTTCATCTATTTCACCAATCACTGCCCTGTAATATGAGAGGTCAATAGTGAATATACATTCAATCTTAATTAAGCAAGATCACGGTACAAGTATTAGCCAAATGACTTTCCAGTACAATTTAGAGCAAATTCTCACATTGTTTATTAGGACCAAAGAAGCAGAGATAAACTCCAAAGTTAAAGCTGTTTTGCCCCATAATTCTGCTCAATGCGTTTCAATTGCTCAAAGCAATTTCTACATTTGTTCTCAATGTTTTTATACTGTAATTACCAGTTAGCATCAGGTCAGAAGCTGGAAAGTACTGAGGTTTCAATATTTTTGTCATTTATGCTTAATTACTACATTTTCACCGACAAATCTGAACTAAATTTATGTTTTATATCTTGTGATTAAAATTGTAGAAAGCATAAAGACCAGTACTGTCAACATTTTGATAAATATTGTATAAAGCTCATTTACTTCAAAAGTTATGAATGAGTCAAAGCCAACAGTTGATATATCAGGACTTTTACAGTAGCATGATTGTCTTACAGGGCATCATTGGTAGAAGAATCGATGCAATTCTCAAGCACTTACACATTGTCGCCTCTCACTATGTACAAGCCAAGTACTACTTGTTCCACGCCTTGTTGTGAACTAAATACTCGCTCATGACTCTCGTCTAGGATTAggttgatggtctggtcaaatcCTTTTAGGGTTCCCTGCAATAAGAGCAACTAAAAGCTGTTCATAATTCCATACATGTATGCGTAAAGGCTAAGATCCTAAGGGTTGGTGAAGCTTGTTATCCTACTACCTGTCACTTTGGCAAAATTCTCGTAAGACTTTACAAAATTCATCAGAGTTTTATTGCTGTCTTAAAATGAAGTCCAACACCCAAATGAAATATATCATACAGACACCAGCAAAGACCTAAGTGAAAAATATCTAGGGAGAAGAAAATAATTTCCTGGTATTATCAAgatttacaaatatataaaaaagagagtagctaaagtaagtattgGTCCCCTCGAGGATGAGACtcaggaattaataatgggaaacaaggaaatggcagagactttgaacaaatattttgtatgtcttcacagcagaaggcaCAAAAATCattccaagaatagtagaaaattaagaggcaaaagggagggaggaactgaaaacaattactatcacgagagaaaaagtactaggaaaactaatgggactaaaggctgacaagtcccctggaactgatggcctgcaacctagggtcttaaaagaagtggctgcagagatagtggatgcatgagttgtaatcttccaaaattccctagtttctggaaaggtcccagcagattggaaaactgcaaatgtaacacctctattcaagaaagaagggaggcagaaagcagtaaaccccaggccagttagcctaaaatctgtcattgggaaaatgctagaatccattattaaggaagcagtggcaggacatttagaaaatcagaatgtaatcaggcagagtcaacttaGTTTTATGAAAGGTAGACGGTGTTTGACAAATTAAAATTATCCAAATTATGGAATTTAATAGAAATTTGAAATGATGCATTTGGCAAAAGGGACAGGAGAGGCAATATGGGCTAAATGGTACTGTTCTAACGAGTGTACAGGGACAAaggaacctgggggttcatgtgcatagatctttaaaggtggcaggacatgttgagagagtagttaacaaagcatatgggatcttgggcttcataatttgaggtattgagtacaaatgcaggggggttatgctgaacctttatgaagctctggttcagccataactagagtattgtgtccagttctggtcaccgcactttaggaaggctgtgagagtccttgagagggtacagaggagatttaccagaatggttccagggatgtgggattttagttacaaggttaggatagaaaagctgggtttgttctccttggagcaaaggagattgagggaagatatgatagaggtgtacaagattctgagaagTTTGGACAAGTAGTCGAATAAACGCTATTCCCATTAGTTGCcgttacaaggactagggaacacggatttaaggttttgggcaagagatgtttccccttatgatgGAATTTAGAAATAACTAGGGGccagagtttcaaaataaggggtctcccatttaagatggagatgaggaggaatttcttattctttgttaatctttgaaattctctacctcagatagcagtggaggctgggacattgaatatattcaaggctgagctagacagaattttgatctacaagggagcaaAGGGTTATGGGGGTAGGCAGGaacatggagttaaggccacaatcagagcagccatgatcttattgaatggcagagcggccaaatgacctactcctgctcctatttcttatgttcttaggatcTGATGTAGATGCAGGGGatgaagaatttttttatgcagcgagtagtaatgacctggaactcactgcctatgagggtagtggaagtggagatgatgaatgatttcaaaaagaagttggatggatacttgagggaaataaacttaacaGGGCTGTGGAGATagggctggggaatgggactgattggattactctgcagaaagccagcatgggcTCAAGGGCCAAATGGCAGCCTCCTAAGCTGTTATGACTCtaaatttattacagttctttgaggatgtaacaagcagggtggataaaggggaacttgtagatgtatTTGGATATCCAAaaagtattcgataaggtgccagatAAAAGTTAAGATGAgagctcatggttttgggggtaatatattagcatggatagaagattggctaattaacagaaaacagtcgggataaatggggcatattCAGatcggcaaactgtaactagtggagtgccacagggatcggtgctggggcctcaactatttacaatctatactaatgacGTGGATGAAGGGTCCAagcgtactgtagccaaatttgcaaacaatacaaagataggtaggaaagcaagttgtgaagaggacacaaagtggCAGGGAAGAATAAGATGGCAAGATTGGGAGGAGGCAGAAGTTGATTTCACAGGATTGTCAACCAGGCAAGTTGTATCAGCAGCCACAAAATATTCACCAGGTTATGGGTTAATATagattaattaattcaatttcaaGTAATTAAACAACCCAAATATAAAAGCAAATTTAATTAAATGCAAAATTAATTCCCAAATTAATTTCCAAAATGCTCTGGAACCACTCTACTAAAGGAGAAACAATGATAAATTAAGGTAAGCAAGATCTCATTTTTTAAAATCAATCAGCCAGCTGGGCAACAAATTAAGGCGAAGAGCAATTTTTTAAATGCCCAGGAATACATTAAGCTGGAAAAAATAAAATACTTCCTCTTCCATCAGCCAGAATGTATTTCTGTTTGGTATTCAAGCAGCTCTAATCAGTGCTCAGTTATCTGATGGTATCTCATAGCTTCTTCCTTCTCCTACATtcaaagaattttacagcacagaaggccatttggcctggcATGTCTCTACCAGTTCAAACATATATTTGCTTATCCCCATTTGCCTTCATTTTCCACttatccagtcaattgttctccttTTTCAAATACGCATTTACTTTTGAACAGCTATTATGAATTCTGCTTCCAAAACCATTGCTGGTAGGGTAATAATACCATAGCAGGGGACTAgtcagggtgagagtgtgtaatggttttattggggactaaggcattaaaggtggaggtgaggatgccGTTGAACAAATCAGTCACTGCAGAAACGTCATGGTGAGTGGAGGACCAAAGGTGagagagttgggattttgaaagtacagttataagtgaattgggggaagagttttttttccaggggtggacacagaaggaagtaggTTTGGGA
This region includes:
- the lsm8 gene encoding LSM8 homolog, U6 small nuclear RNA associated, producing MTSALENYINRTVAVVTADGRMIVGTLKGFDQTINLILDESHERVFSSQQGVEQVVLGLYIVRGDNVAVIGEIDEETDSALDLGNIRAEPLNSVVH